In Streptomyces canus, one DNA window encodes the following:
- a CDS encoding CBS domain-containing protein, translating to MLVRDAMSTVVLTIGPAHTLRQAAALMSARRVGAAVVLDPDGTGIGILTERDILNSVGLGQSPDAEHAHAHTTTDVVFAAPTWTLEEAAHAMTHGGFRHLIVLDRGEPAGIVSVRDIIRCWAPVRQRVPARS from the coding sequence ATGCTCGTCCGCGACGCCATGAGCACGGTGGTCCTCACCATCGGCCCCGCCCACACTCTCCGCCAGGCCGCCGCCCTGATGTCCGCCCGCCGGGTGGGCGCGGCCGTGGTCCTCGATCCCGATGGCACCGGAATCGGCATACTGACCGAGCGCGACATCCTCAACTCCGTGGGCCTCGGCCAGAGCCCGGACGCGGAGCACGCCCACGCCCACACCACCACCGACGTCGTCTTCGCCGCCCCGACCTGGACCCTGGAGGAGGCGGCGCACGCGATGACCCACGGCGGCTTTCGGCACCTCATCGTCCTGGACCGCGGCGAGCCCGCGGGCATCGTCTCGGTCCGCGACATCATCCGCTGCTGGGCACCCGTCCGACAGCGTGTACCGGCCCGCTCCTGA
- a CDS encoding ABC transporter permease produces the protein MTTVAPDKVSVLVRRPGPEELHPVRTHRRRRALELTLATAVPLLLVLLWQLAATQAWLDDRVYPAPSTILADGWDRAAAGDLWPDVWATTKRVLAGYAIGTATGYALGLLMGSLSLVRAALEPLLDALYVVPKLALLPVFLNMFGLGEGPQIALVAATVFFFVWIQTMSAVISIPSGHRDAGQVFGASPWQMFRHVLLPASLPSVLVGARIAAGVAVLVIVASEQIAATNGLGHLIFDSRALFQNDVMFVGIVCVAALGVLFSELVRIAGRLLTPWAPRDRGRGQS, from the coding sequence ATGACGACCGTGGCTCCCGACAAGGTCTCCGTACTCGTACGCCGCCCGGGCCCGGAAGAGCTGCACCCGGTACGCACCCACCGCCGCAGACGAGCCCTGGAACTGACCCTGGCGACAGCGGTCCCCCTGCTCCTGGTCCTCCTGTGGCAGCTGGCCGCCACCCAGGCCTGGCTGGACGACCGCGTCTACCCCGCTCCCTCCACGATCCTCGCCGACGGCTGGGACCGCGCGGCGGCCGGCGACCTGTGGCCGGACGTGTGGGCGACCACGAAACGCGTCCTGGCGGGCTACGCGATCGGCACGGCCACAGGCTACGCGCTGGGCCTTCTGATGGGCTCGCTGTCCCTGGTGAGGGCGGCCCTGGAACCCCTGCTGGACGCCCTGTACGTCGTCCCGAAACTGGCCCTGCTGCCCGTCTTCCTGAACATGTTCGGCCTGGGCGAGGGCCCCCAGATCGCCCTGGTGGCGGCGACGGTCTTCTTCTTCGTCTGGATCCAGACGATGTCGGCGGTGATCTCGATCCCCTCCGGCCACCGCGACGCGGGCCAGGTCTTCGGCGCCTCCCCGTGGCAGATGTTCCGCCACGTCCTGCTCCCCGCCTCCCTCCCGTCCGTCCTGGTGGGCGCCCGGATCGCGGCGGGCGTGGCGGTCCTGGTGATCGTCGCCTCGGAACAGATCGCCGCGACGAACGGCCTGGGCCACTTGATCTTCGACTCGCGTGCCCTGTTCCAGAACGACGTGATGTTCGTCGGCATCGTCTGCGTGGCCGCCCTGGGAGTCCTCTTCTCCGAACTGGTCCGCATCGCGGGCCGCCTGCTCACCCCATGGGCACCCAGGGACCGCGGAAGGGGCCAGTCGTGA
- a CDS encoding UPF0182 family membrane protein: MPDRGGGPTGPRMRVGRPSRRARTLLMTLGVLAVLGMAFTMFAGFWTDWLWYRSVNYSSVFTTTLWTKIGLFFVFGVLMALAVGFNIWLAHRLRPPLSAMSMEQQNLDRYRMGIAPYKRWLLLGIVSLVGLIAGASASSQWRTWLMWVNGVSFGQKDPQFHLDISFYTFDLPWYRFLLGFGFAAAILSVIAAALTHYLYGGLRITSPGARATAAATGHLSVLLGVFVALKAVAYWLDRYGLAVKSSDFKATDSWTGLRYVDANAYLPAKTILFCIAVICALLFFATLWRRTWQLPVIGFGLMVLSAILIGGLYPAIVQKFQVQPNEQAKEAPYVTKNLKATRDAYGIDDTQVTEYEGKSTTTDKTKLRDDVDATASIRVVDPNVVSPTFQQLQQMRNYYAFPTNLDVDRYSKDGKNAGDQDTVIGLRELNLAGIPKNNWINDHFRYTHGYGVVAAKGTEADAEGRPVFTESNLPSKGDLGTYQQRVYYGEKTTEYSIVGGPQKEIDYSDDDGEKTYSYKAKSGVNLSNPVNRAAYAVAFSEPQILYSGAIGEGSRILYNRTPKQRVEAVAPWLTIDGDAYPAVVNGKIQWIVDAYTTTNGYPYSSRTTLGDTTADSLTATNNQRAVVAQQNQVNYIRNSVKATVDAYTGEVKLYQWDTKDPVLKTWMKAFPGTVEPRKDISTDLMAHLRYPQDLFKVQRELLARYHVEDADTFLSGSEVWQVPDDPTNKSGDAVPPYYLSMKMPDQSAQAFSLTTTFTPNGRDNLSAFMSVDAEAGTRDYGKIRILKLPTNTTVNGPKQVQSQFNSEQDIAETISLLNRGDSNVEYGNLLTVPLDGGLLYVEPVYVRGGGLKYPLLRKVLVTYGGNTAFEDTLDEALNKVFGAAGSTTQPPDDDGGTTKPPPTSSNPTIQQALGDAQKAFDAGQEALKKGDWEAYGRAQKDLEDALKRAEDAQAAADKSGGSSAKPSSSPSPRSSPSSSPSSSPSSSPSG, from the coding sequence ATGCCGGACCGCGGCGGAGGCCCGACGGGGCCGCGGATGAGAGTGGGCCGCCCGTCCCGGCGCGCCCGGACCCTGCTCATGACGCTGGGCGTCCTTGCCGTTCTCGGCATGGCGTTCACCATGTTCGCGGGCTTCTGGACGGACTGGCTCTGGTACCGCTCGGTGAACTACTCGTCCGTGTTCACCACCACGCTGTGGACCAAAATCGGGCTGTTCTTCGTCTTCGGTGTGCTGATGGCCCTCGCGGTCGGCTTCAACATCTGGCTGGCCCACCGGCTGCGCCCGCCGCTGAGCGCCATGTCCATGGAACAGCAGAACCTCGATCGCTACCGGATGGGCATCGCGCCCTACAAGAGGTGGCTGCTGCTGGGGATCGTCTCCCTGGTGGGCCTGATCGCCGGCGCCTCCGCCTCCAGTCAGTGGCGGACCTGGCTGATGTGGGTCAACGGCGTCTCCTTCGGCCAGAAGGACCCGCAGTTCCACCTCGACATCTCCTTCTACACCTTCGACCTGCCCTGGTACCGGTTCCTGCTCGGCTTCGGCTTCGCCGCGGCGATCCTCTCGGTGATCGCCGCCGCGCTCACTCACTACCTGTACGGCGGTCTCAGGATCACCTCCCCGGGCGCGCGGGCCACGGCCGCCGCGACCGGGCACCTGTCGGTGCTGCTCGGTGTCTTCGTCGCCCTGAAGGCGGTCGCCTACTGGCTCGACCGGTACGGCCTCGCGGTCAAGTCCAGCGACTTCAAGGCGACCGACAGCTGGACGGGCCTCAGGTACGTCGACGCGAACGCCTATCTGCCGGCCAAGACGATCCTGTTCTGCATCGCCGTCATCTGCGCCCTGCTGTTCTTCGCCACCCTGTGGCGGCGCACCTGGCAGCTGCCCGTGATCGGCTTCGGTCTGATGGTGCTCTCGGCGATCCTGATCGGCGGGCTCTACCCCGCGATCGTCCAGAAGTTCCAGGTCCAGCCGAACGAGCAGGCCAAGGAAGCGCCGTACGTCACGAAGAACCTCAAGGCGACGCGTGATGCGTACGGCATCGATGACACCCAGGTCACCGAGTACGAAGGCAAGTCGACCACCACCGACAAGACCAAGTTGCGCGACGACGTCGACGCCACGGCGAGCATCCGGGTCGTGGACCCGAACGTGGTCTCACCGACGTTCCAGCAGCTCCAGCAGATGCGGAACTACTACGCGTTCCCGACCAACCTGGACGTCGATCGCTACAGCAAGGACGGCAAGAACGCCGGAGACCAGGACACGGTCATCGGTCTGCGCGAGCTGAACCTCGCCGGTATCCCGAAGAACAACTGGATCAACGACCACTTCCGCTACACCCACGGTTACGGCGTGGTCGCCGCGAAGGGCACCGAGGCCGACGCCGAGGGCCGCCCGGTCTTCACCGAGTCCAACCTGCCGTCCAAGGGCGACCTCGGGACGTACCAGCAGCGCGTCTACTACGGCGAGAAGACCACCGAGTACTCGATCGTCGGCGGTCCCCAGAAGGAGATCGACTACTCCGACGACGACGGTGAGAAGACCTACAGCTACAAGGCCAAGAGCGGGGTCAACCTCTCCAACCCGGTCAACCGGGCCGCGTACGCGGTGGCGTTCAGCGAGCCGCAGATCCTCTATTCCGGAGCGATCGGCGAGGGCTCGCGGATCCTGTACAACCGCACGCCCAAGCAGCGCGTCGAGGCGGTCGCCCCCTGGCTGACCATCGACGGCGACGCCTATCCGGCGGTGGTCAACGGCAAGATCCAGTGGATCGTCGACGCGTACACGACGACGAACGGCTACCCGTACTCCTCCCGCACGACCCTCGGTGACACCACGGCCGACTCGCTGACCGCGACGAACAACCAGCGCGCGGTGGTGGCCCAGCAGAACCAGGTCAACTACATCCGCAACTCGGTGAAGGCGACCGTCGACGCGTACACCGGCGAGGTCAAGCTCTACCAGTGGGACACCAAGGACCCGGTCCTCAAGACCTGGATGAAGGCGTTCCCGGGCACGGTGGAGCCGAGGAAGGACATCTCCACCGACCTGATGGCTCATCTGCGGTACCCGCAGGACCTGTTCAAGGTGCAGCGTGAGCTGCTGGCGCGCTATCACGTCGAGGACGCGGACACCTTCCTCAGCGGCAGCGAGGTGTGGCAGGTGCCGGACGACCCGACCAACAAGTCGGGCGACGCGGTGCCGCCGTACTACCTGAGCATGAAGATGCCCGACCAGTCGGCACAGGCGTTCTCGCTCACGACGACGTTCACGCCCAACGGCCGGGACAACCTCAGTGCGTTCATGTCGGTCGACGCCGAGGCGGGCACCAGGGACTACGGCAAGATCAGAATCCTGAAACTGCCGACCAACACCACGGTCAACGGGCCCAAACAGGTGCAGAGCCAGTTCAACTCCGAACAGGACATCGCCGAGACCATCAGCCTCCTCAACAGAGGCGACTCCAATGTGGAGTACGGCAATCTCCTGACGGTGCCGCTCGACGGAGGACTGCTCTATGTGGAGCCGGTCTACGTACGCGGTGGTGGACTGAAGTACCCGCTGCTGCGGAAGGTGTTGGTGACCTACGGCGGCAACACCGCCTTCGAGGACACCCTCGACGAAGCCCTGAACAAGGTCTTCGGAGCGGCCGGTTCGACGACCCAGCCACCGGACGACGACGGCGGGACCACCAAGCCGCCGCCGACCTCCAGCAACCCGACGATCCAACAGGCGCTGGGCGACGCCCAGAAGGCCTTCGACGCCGGCCAGGAGGCCCTGAAGAAGGGCGACTGGGAGGCGTACGGCCGGGCCCAGAAGGATCTGGAGGACGCGCTCAAGCGGGCCGAGGACGCGCAGGCCGCGGCGGACAAGAGCGGCGGCAGTAGCGCGAAGCCCAGCAGCAGCCCGAGCCCCAGGAGCAGTCCCAGCAGCAGTCCGAGTAGTAGTCCGAGCAGCAGTCCGAGCGGCTGA
- a CDS encoding ABC transporter ATP-binding protein, which yields MGDPHPEPTAGEPPPQPTPGRPHPKLHATALTRTFGRPPRPVEALGPLDLTVDPGEFVCLVGPSGCGKSTLLRIAAGLLRPSTGTLEIRTTAPRPAAMIFQDYGIYDWKSVRANVRFGLDIQRVPRREANTRADEWLARMGLSDFADAYPATLSGGMRQRVAIARALAVEPELLLMDEPFAALDAQLRMILQDELLEITQTLRTTTLFITHSLEEAIVLGDRVLVMSARPGRLIAERRPPFPRPRTGDIRSAPEFTSLKSELWDLLRKEAIPA from the coding sequence GTGGGAGATCCGCACCCCGAACCCACCGCGGGAGAACCGCCGCCGCAGCCCACCCCGGGCCGTCCGCACCCCAAACTCCACGCCACCGCCCTGACCCGCACCTTCGGCCGCCCGCCCCGCCCCGTCGAAGCCCTCGGCCCGCTCGACCTCACCGTCGACCCCGGCGAGTTCGTCTGTCTGGTCGGCCCCTCGGGCTGCGGCAAGTCGACGCTGCTGCGCATCGCCGCGGGCCTGCTCCGCCCGAGCACGGGCACCCTGGAGATCCGCACGACCGCACCGCGCCCGGCCGCCATGATCTTCCAGGACTACGGCATCTACGACTGGAAGTCCGTCCGCGCCAACGTCCGCTTCGGCCTGGACATCCAGCGCGTCCCACGCCGCGAGGCGAACACCCGTGCCGACGAATGGCTGGCCCGCATGGGCCTGTCGGACTTCGCCGACGCCTACCCGGCGACTCTCTCGGGAGGCATGCGCCAGCGTGTCGCGATCGCGCGCGCCCTCGCCGTGGAGCCCGAACTGCTCCTGATGGACGAGCCGTTCGCGGCCCTGGACGCCCAGCTCCGCATGATCCTCCAGGACGAGTTGCTGGAGATCACGCAAACCCTGCGCACCACCACCCTCTTCATCACCCACAGCCTGGAGGAGGCGATCGTCCTCGGCGACCGCGTCCTGGTGATGTCCGCCCGCCCGGGCCGGCTGATCGCCGAACGCCGCCCGCCCTTCCCCCGCCCGCGCACCGGCGACATCCGCTCCGCGCCCGAATTCACGTCCCTGAAGAGCGAGTTGTGGGACCTGCTGCGCAAGGAGGCGATACCGGCATGA
- a CDS encoding ABC transporter substrate-binding protein: MKTRFYGALLTAALLLTSPACTASHDATSSESKAGGGGTRTVRPVAGCGAHSWTDPADLSPTRTPARCEPGTPAPAPLPEPRKLTIATGTLSAEYVAPLQVALDKGEFKKEGLEVTLKVLPTPDSLPLLAKGDIDALWAAPEAAVMNGVRGGFDIRWVAANFSPDPKSKSGLWVRLKDGETGDRMKMAGRRMGTMIGKGSVIAYPMEKALDRHGGGLDEIQYQQLGSADVLTALQNGGVDSAWLLDPVWRRVDGEPGYAFLGGQPPGEPLGGMLYGPGLLNDDVDAGVALLRAYIRTVNTYFAGDYKSDATFVTYLAKLLKTDEAILRSTPSLRMDWEIRSGTTDRLQAAYTSQGVAEGEPLPESKTVNRTLYEEAVGHRP; the protein is encoded by the coding sequence GTGAAAACACGGTTCTACGGCGCACTACTGACCGCGGCCCTCCTGCTGACGTCGCCGGCCTGCACGGCGTCACATGACGCGACGAGCTCGGAATCGAAGGCGGGCGGGGGTGGGACGCGCACCGTCCGCCCGGTGGCGGGCTGCGGCGCGCACTCCTGGACGGACCCCGCCGACCTCTCCCCTACCCGCACCCCGGCCCGCTGCGAGCCCGGCACTCCCGCCCCCGCCCCTCTCCCCGAGCCCCGCAAGCTCACGATCGCGACGGGCACACTGAGCGCGGAGTATGTGGCACCACTCCAAGTGGCATTGGACAAGGGCGAGTTCAAGAAGGAGGGCCTGGAGGTCACCCTGAAGGTGCTGCCGACACCCGACTCGCTGCCCCTCCTCGCCAAGGGCGACATCGACGCGCTGTGGGCGGCCCCGGAGGCGGCGGTCATGAACGGCGTCCGGGGCGGTTTCGACATCCGCTGGGTCGCCGCGAACTTCTCGCCCGACCCGAAGTCGAAGAGCGGCCTGTGGGTACGTCTGAAGGACGGCGAGACCGGCGACCGGATGAAGATGGCCGGCCGCAGGATGGGCACGATGATCGGCAAGGGCTCGGTGATCGCGTACCCGATGGAGAAGGCCCTCGACAGGCACGGCGGCGGCCTCGACGAGATCCAGTACCAGCAGCTCGGTTCGGCCGACGTCCTCACGGCCCTGCAGAACGGCGGCGTCGACTCGGCCTGGCTCCTGGACCCGGTCTGGCGCAGGGTCGACGGTGAGCCCGGCTACGCCTTCCTCGGCGGCCAGCCGCCCGGCGAGCCCCTGGGCGGCATGCTCTACGGCCCCGGCCTGCTGAACGACGACGTGGACGCCGGGGTCGCCCTGCTGCGGGCGTACATCCGCACGGTGAACACCTACTTCGCGGGCGACTACAAGTCGGATGCGACCTTCGTCACGTACCTGGCGAAACTCCTGAAGACCGACGAGGCGATCCTCAGGTCCACCCCGTCCCTGCGCATGGACTGGGAGATCAGGTCCGGCACGACGGACAGGCTGCAGGCGGCGTACACGTCACAGGGCGTGGCGGAGGGCGAGCCGCTGCCGGAATCCAAGACGGTGAACAGAACCCTGTACGAGGAGGCGGTGGGCCACCGCCCCTGA
- a CDS encoding tetratricopeptide repeat protein yields MDVMGDKATLLETGRFVQPADFSESTGDLSQPMDRDETGEAAEEARQRLAAQTGDVEAMSVLGALLLRRGDLDGAEPHLRAATAAGDRAAANNLGVLLHQRGYAEDAAGWWRIAAVAGSAAAAHALGRHHRERGDEPAAEYWLRQSAEQGHALGAYALADLLEHRADTGAEQWMRIAAERGHREAAYRLARALDRRLGPDGDVGDDHGAGAEAEQWYRQAAARGHRRAALHLGAILERRGALKEAGRWYLTSAKDGEARAACALGFLLRDAGDTESAAVWWLRAAQDGDGNAANALGALHAERGESQTAERWYRAAMDAGDDNGAYNLGLLCAEQGRTAQAEQWYRRAAYAGHREAANALAILLLQGGDTAGAEPWFSKAAEAGSVDAAFNLGILFAGRGEEAVALRWYERAAAAGHTEAALQVGIARLRDGDEAEAERHLRCAAGGGSAEAAYRLATVLDARRPPVPAHSLGEPVHAGKSECEEWYERAASQGHRRAQVRVGMLAAARGDVVEAARWYREAAEAGSRNGAFNLGLLLAREGSDPEAAVWWTRAADAGHGRAALRLALVYARRGELAEGQRWADRAVALGPAEVAERAARLRDALREELSA; encoded by the coding sequence ATGGACGTTATGGGGGACAAGGCAACTCTGTTGGAGACAGGGCGTTTTGTGCAGCCTGCCGATTTTTCGGAGTCGACGGGCGACTTGTCGCAGCCCATGGACCGGGACGAGACCGGGGAGGCTGCCGAGGAGGCACGTCAGCGCCTTGCCGCGCAGACCGGTGACGTCGAGGCGATGAGCGTCCTCGGCGCCCTCCTGCTGCGCCGCGGTGACCTCGACGGAGCCGAGCCCCATCTGCGTGCCGCCACCGCCGCGGGTGACCGGGCCGCCGCCAACAACCTGGGCGTCCTGCTGCACCAGCGCGGTTACGCCGAGGACGCCGCCGGCTGGTGGCGGATCGCCGCCGTCGCCGGATCCGCCGCGGCCGCGCACGCGCTGGGACGCCACCACCGTGAGCGGGGCGACGAGCCCGCCGCCGAGTACTGGCTGCGCCAGTCCGCCGAGCAGGGGCACGCGCTGGGCGCCTACGCGCTCGCCGACCTGCTGGAGCATCGCGCGGACACGGGCGCCGAGCAGTGGATGCGGATCGCCGCCGAGCGGGGGCACCGGGAGGCTGCCTACCGGCTGGCCCGCGCGCTCGACCGCCGGCTGGGTCCCGACGGGGACGTCGGGGACGACCACGGTGCCGGGGCCGAGGCCGAGCAGTGGTACCGGCAGGCCGCCGCGCGGGGGCACCGCCGGGCGGCGCTGCACCTCGGGGCGATCCTGGAGCGGCGCGGTGCGCTCAAGGAGGCCGGGCGCTGGTATCTGACGTCCGCCAAGGACGGGGAGGCGCGGGCCGCCTGCGCCCTCGGTTTTCTGCTGCGGGACGCCGGTGACACCGAGAGCGCCGCCGTGTGGTGGCTGCGCGCCGCCCAGGACGGGGACGGCAACGCGGCCAACGCGCTGGGCGCCCTGCACGCCGAGCGCGGCGAGTCGCAGACCGCCGAGCGCTGGTACCGGGCGGCGATGGACGCCGGTGACGACAACGGCGCGTACAACCTGGGGCTGCTCTGCGCCGAGCAGGGGCGGACCGCGCAGGCCGAGCAGTGGTACCGGCGGGCCGCGTACGCGGGGCACCGGGAGGCGGCCAACGCGCTCGCCATTCTGCTGCTCCAGGGCGGGGACACGGCCGGGGCGGAGCCCTGGTTCTCCAAGGCCGCGGAGGCCGGGAGCGTGGATGCCGCGTTCAACCTCGGGATCCTGTTCGCCGGGCGGGGCGAGGAGGCCGTAGCTCTGCGGTGGTACGAGCGGGCGGCTGCCGCCGGACACACCGAGGCCGCGCTGCAGGTGGGCATCGCCCGGCTGCGGGACGGGGACGAGGCCGAGGCCGAGCGGCACCTGCGGTGTGCGGCGGGGGGCGGCAGCGCGGAGGCCGCGTACCGGCTGGCGACCGTGCTGGACGCCCGGCGGCCGCCGGTGCCCGCGCACTCGCTCGGTGAGCCGGTGCACGCGGGGAAGAGCGAGTGCGAGGAGTGGTACGAGCGGGCGGCCTCCCAGGGGCACCGGCGCGCTCAGGTGCGGGTGGGCATGCTCGCCGCCGCCCGGGGTGATGTCGTGGAGGCGGCCCGGTGGTACCGGGAGGCCGCGGAGGCGGGGTCCCGGAACGGAGCCTTCAATCTGGGGCTGCTGCTCGCCAGGGAGGGGAGCGACCCGGAGGCCGCCGTGTGGTGGACCCGGGCGGCCGACGCGGGGCACGGGCGGGCGGCGTTGCGGTTGGCCCTCGTCTACGCGCGTCGGGGGGAGCTGGCCGAGGGGCAGCGGTGGGCCGACCGGGCGGTGGCTTTGGGGCCGGCCGAGGTGGCCGAGCGGGCGGCTCGGCTGCGGGACGCGTTGCGTGAGGAGCTGTCGGCGTAG
- a CDS encoding Fur family transcriptional regulator produces the protein MSDLLERLRGRGWRMTAQRRVVAEVLDGEHVHLTADEVHARAVAKLPEISRATVYNTLGELVSLGEVLEVATDKRAKRYDPNAHRPHHHLVCAQCGAIRDVHPTGDPLTELPDSERFGFTVSGVEVTYRGVCPNCAAA, from the coding sequence ATGAGCGACCTTCTGGAACGACTGCGCGGCCGCGGCTGGCGGATGACCGCGCAGCGGCGCGTCGTGGCCGAGGTCCTCGACGGCGAACACGTCCACCTGACGGCCGACGAGGTCCACGCGCGCGCCGTGGCCAAGCTGCCCGAGATCTCCCGGGCGACCGTCTACAACACGCTGGGCGAGCTGGTCAGCCTCGGCGAGGTGCTCGAGGTCGCCACCGACAAGCGCGCCAAGAGGTACGACCCGAACGCCCACCGACCGCACCACCACCTGGTCTGCGCCCAGTGCGGCGCCATCCGGGACGTCCACCCCACGGGCGACCCGCTGACCGAGCTTCCCGACTCGGAGCGCTTCGGCTTCACCGTCTCGGGCGTCGAGGTGACGTACCGGGGCGTCTGCCCGAACTGCGCGGCGGCGTAA
- a CDS encoding molybdenum cofactor biosynthesis protein MoaE: MAPTYDHPGEQAAQDPIKLIAIREAPLSLDEVFRAVGDDSAGGTALFVGTVRNHDGGADVDKLGYSCHPSAEAEMRRVAEKVVAEFPVRALAAVHRVGDLGVGDLAVVVAVSCPHRGEAFEACRKLIDDLKHEVPIWKHQTFSDGSEEWVGAC; this comes from the coding sequence ATGGCACCGACTTACGACCATCCCGGCGAGCAGGCCGCGCAGGACCCCATCAAGCTGATCGCGATCCGTGAGGCCCCGCTCTCCCTCGACGAGGTCTTCCGGGCCGTCGGGGACGACTCCGCCGGGGGGACCGCCCTGTTCGTCGGGACCGTCAGGAACCACGACGGGGGAGCCGACGTCGACAAGCTCGGGTATTCGTGTCACCCGAGTGCCGAGGCCGAGATGCGGCGCGTCGCTGAAAAGGTCGTCGCCGAGTTTCCGGTGCGGGCCCTGGCCGCGGTGCATCGGGTCGGGGATCTCGGGGTCGGGGATCTCGCCGTCGTGGTCGCCGTTTCCTGCCCTCACAGGGGAGAGGCCTTCGAGGCCTGCCGGAAGCTGATCGACGATCTCAAGCACGAAGTGCCGATCTGGAAGCACCAGACCTTCTCTGACGGTTCGGAGGAATGGGTCGGCGCCTGCTGA
- a CDS encoding PPA1309 family protein, whose protein sequence is MSNTPMAASPLTRAVLEIDEYTSGLGWDQPARLFALVDTAQLRAQEPALASQLGLEDAQESSGLTPIEQDEIPAGKPLDEFLGTIAWPDAVVGCALTVERLMLPPSAEASVPQGLSEDRLAKWVAEHPARQEVRMTVAVLRDGTRDSALRLREKDSPTEVLTGRDLVPGLAEALSATFAD, encoded by the coding sequence ATGTCCAACACTCCCATGGCAGCGAGCCCGCTCACCCGGGCCGTACTCGAGATCGACGAGTACACCTCCGGCCTCGGCTGGGACCAGCCCGCTCGTCTCTTCGCCCTCGTAGACACCGCACAGCTGCGCGCTCAGGAACCCGCTCTCGCGAGCCAGCTCGGTCTGGAGGACGCGCAGGAGTCCTCGGGTCTGACCCCCATCGAGCAGGACGAGATTCCCGCGGGCAAGCCGCTCGACGAGTTCCTCGGCACCATCGCCTGGCCCGACGCGGTCGTCGGCTGCGCGCTCACCGTGGAGCGCCTGATGCTGCCGCCCTCCGCCGAGGCGTCCGTCCCGCAGGGGCTGAGCGAGGACCGGTTGGCGAAGTGGGTAGCCGAGCACCCGGCGCGCCAGGAGGTCCGTATGACGGTCGCGGTCCTGCGCGACGGCACCCGCGACTCGGCCCTGCGCCTGCGCGAGAAGGACTCCCCGACGGAGGTCCTCACGGGCCGCGACCTGGTTCCCGGCCTGGCGGAGGCCCTGTCGGCGACGTTCGCGGACTGA
- a CDS encoding YlbL family protein, whose translation MPRRTATMLASTLMLIALLCAGVFIKVPYAEMSPGPTVNTLGDHGGEPVLQISGRKTYPTSGHLNMTTVRVTSADYKMNLVEAVYGWLAHDNKVVPHDTLYPDGKTEEQSTQENAEEFSQSQESAKVAALKELDVPVQAWVIVSTVVKDAPAEGRLHAGDVIKAVDGTTVKAPDDVAKLVTKHKPGEDVVFTIVPAKEQAAAEKAHRTATKTEKITITTRASDDQGEKRAIVGIAAGTDHTFPFTVDIKLADVGGPSAGLMFALGIYDKLTPGSLTGGKFVAGTGTIDDDGKVGPIGGIEMKTVGARDKGAQYFLTPADNCAAAAKDTPGGLTLVKVKTIDDALGALKDIRGGRTSDLPKCTTKS comes from the coding sequence ATGCCACGCCGCACCGCGACGATGCTCGCCTCCACCCTGATGCTGATCGCGCTCCTGTGCGCGGGAGTCTTCATCAAAGTGCCCTATGCCGAGATGTCACCGGGCCCCACGGTGAACACCCTCGGGGACCACGGCGGCGAGCCGGTGCTGCAGATCTCCGGGCGCAAGACGTATCCGACGAGTGGTCACCTGAACATGACCACCGTCCGGGTCACCAGCGCCGACTACAAGATGAACCTCGTCGAGGCCGTGTACGGCTGGCTCGCGCACGACAACAAGGTCGTCCCCCACGACACCCTCTATCCGGACGGCAAGACCGAGGAGCAGTCCACCCAGGAGAACGCCGAGGAGTTCAGCCAGTCGCAGGAGAGCGCCAAGGTCGCCGCCCTGAAGGAGCTGGACGTCCCGGTGCAGGCCTGGGTGATCGTCTCCACCGTCGTGAAGGACGCCCCGGCCGAGGGCAGACTGCACGCCGGTGACGTGATCAAGGCCGTCGACGGTACGACGGTGAAGGCGCCGGACGACGTCGCCAAGCTGGTGACCAAGCACAAGCCCGGCGAGGACGTCGTGTTCACGATCGTGCCCGCGAAGGAGCAGGCCGCCGCGGAGAAGGCGCACCGGACGGCGACGAAGACCGAGAAGATCACGATCACGACCAGGGCGTCCGACGACCAGGGCGAGAAGCGCGCCATCGTCGGGATCGCCGCCGGGACCGACCACACCTTCCCGTTCACCGTCGACATCAAGCTCGCCGACGTCGGCGGCCCGAGCGCCGGTCTGATGTTCGCGCTCGGCATCTACGACAAGCTCACCCCGGGCAGCCTGACCGGCGGCAAGTTCGTCGCGGGCACCGGGACGATCGACGACGACGGCAAGGTCGGCCCGATCGGCGGCATCGAGATGAAGACGGTGGGCGCGCGCGACAAGGGCGCCCAGTACTTCCTGACGCCCGCCGACAACTGCGCGGCCGCCGCCAAGGACACCCCCGGCGGGCTCACCCTGGTCAAGGTGAAGACCATCGACGACGCCCTCGGCGCGCTCAAGGACATCCGCGGGGGCAGGACGTCCGACCTGCCGAAGTGCACGACCAAGAGCTGA